In Populus alba chromosome 1, ASM523922v2, whole genome shotgun sequence, a single window of DNA contains:
- the LOC118033671 gene encoding probable LRR receptor-like serine/threonine-protein kinase At1g63430 yields the protein MRSYASLQLLSVFSLLLFVTCDSFARDEVWALTAFKEAIYEDPHMVLSSWNALDADPCGWSGISCSFAGDHVVKINVTGYSLRGFLAPELGQIKFLQQLILHGNNLIGIIPKELGMLKYLQVLDLGANQLTGPIPPEIANLISVIKINLQSNGLTGSLPPELGNLKSLQELWLDRNRLQGSVPASSSSDFTSSAYGMYASNTNLTGLCQASELKVADFSYNFFTGSIPKCLGYLPSTSFQGNCLQNKDPRQRSSSLCDHAPPVRTPRTTNPKQQHAEDLSNQQRRASKPAWLLALEIVTGTMVGCLFLIAFITALQRCKDKSSLIIPWKKSSSQKDHVTVYIDSEMLKDVVRFSRMELEVACEDFSNIIGSSPDSLVYKGTVKGGPEIAVISLCIKEEHWTGYLELYFQREVADLARLNNENAGKLLGYCSESTPFTRMLVFEYASNGTLYEHLHYGEGCQLSWTRRMKIIIGIARGLKYFHAELDPPFTISELNSSSVYLTEDFSPKLVDFESWKSILARSEKNSGSIGGQGAICVLPNSLEGRHLDVKGNIYAFGVLLLEIISGRPPHCKDKGRLVDWAKEFLELPEAMANVVDPELKHFRFEDLNVICEVVNLCIHPDPAKQPSMQELSTILESRIDTTIPADFKASSLAWAELALSS from the exons ATGAGATCCTATGCTTCGCTTCagcttctttctgttttttctcttcttctttttgtgacCTGTGACTCCTTTGCCAGAGATGAAG TTTGGGCACTTACAGCATTCAAGGAAGCTATATATGAAGACCCACATATGGTTTTGTCCAGTTGGAATGCCTTAGATGCAGATCCTTGTGGTTGGTCTGGCATTTCCTGCTCTTTTGCTGGAGACCATGTTGTAAAGAT AAACGTAACTGGGTACTCTTTAAGGGGATTTCTTGCCCCGGAATTGGGTCAGATCAAATTTTTGCAACAACT AATCTTGCACGGCAATAATCTGATTGGGATTATTCCAAAAGAACTGGGAATGTTGAAATACCTCCAGGTCTTGGATTTGGGAGCAAATCAATTAACGGGCCCTATTCCTCCAGAGATTGCAAATCTAATCAGCGTcattaaaat AAACCTTCAGTCCAATGGATTAACAGGAAGCTTGCCTCCTGAACTTGGCAATTTGAAGTCCCTTCAAGAACTATGGCTTGATAGGAATAGACTTCAAGGATCTGTTCCTGCTAGTAGCAGCTCAGATTTCACTTCTAGTGCGTATGGAAT GTATGCCTCAAACACAAACTTAACTGGCCTGTGTCAAGCATCTGAATTAAAAGTGGCTGATTTCTCCTACAACTTCTTTACTGGGAGCATTCCTAAGTGCTTGGGGTATCTTCCGAG CACAAGCTTCCAAGGGAATTGCCTTCAGAACAAAGATCCGAGACAGCGTTCCTCTTCTCTTTGTG ATCATGCTCCTCCTGTCAGAACCCCTCGAACAACAAACCCCAAGCAACAGCATGCTGAAGATTTATCCAATCAGCAACGTAGGGCATCAAAACCTGCCTGGCTTTTGGCTCTGGAAATAGTGACAGGAACCATGGTGGGCTGTCTCTTTCTTATCGCCTTTATAACTGCTCTTCAGAGATGCAAGGACAAATCTTCTCTCATAATCCCTTGGAAGAAATCATCGAGTCAGAAGGACCATGTGACAGTATACATAG ATTCTGAGATGTTAAAAGATGTAGTGAGATTCAGTAGGATGGAGCTTGAAGTAGCCTGTGAAGACTTCAGTAACATTATTGGCTCTTCTCCAGACAGTTTGGTTTACAAGGGCACCGTGAAAGGTGGCCCTGAGATTGCTGTCATATCCCTCTGCATCAAAGAAGAACACTGGACAGGCTATCTTGAACTCTATTTTCAGAGAGAG GTGGCAGATTTGGCAAGATTAAATAATGAGAATGCAGGAAAGTTGCTGGGCTATTGTAGTGAGAGCACTCCATTTACGAGGATGTTAGTTTTTGAATATGCATCAAATGGAACCCTGTATGAGCACCTTCACT ATGGAGAAGGATGCCAGTTATCTTGGACACGGCGAATGAAAATCATCATAGGCATTGCTCGTGGACTGAAGTACTTTCATGCTGAACTTGATCCACCTTTTACTATATCAGAGTTAAATTCCAGTTCTGTGTATCTCACAGAGGACTTTTCCCCTAAG TTGGTTGATTTTGAAAGTTGGAAGAGTATTCTTGCAAGATCAGAGAAGAACTCAGGCTCCATAGGCGGCCAAGGTGCTATTTGTGTGCTTCCAAATTCTCTGGAGGGACGCCATCTCGATGTCAAAGGGAACATTTATGCTTTTGGTGTTCTATTATTGGAAATAATAAGCGGAAGACCTCCACACTGCAAGGACAAGGGGCGCTTGGTAGATTGG GCTAAGGAGTTCCTCGAACTACCAGAAGCAATGGCGAATGTGGTGGATCCCGAGTTGAAGCATTTCAGATTCGAGGACCTCAATGTTATATGTGAAGTGGTAAACCTTTGCATCCATCCAGACCCTGCTAAGCAGCCTTCCATGCAGGAGTTAAGTACCATTCTAGAGAGCAGAATTGATACAACTATACCTGCCGACTTCAAGGCATCTTCTTTGGCATGGGCAGAGCTTGCGCTGTCATCATAA